A window of the Halichoerus grypus chromosome 2, mHalGry1.hap1.1, whole genome shotgun sequence genome harbors these coding sequences:
- the ZNF750 gene encoding zinc finger protein 750, translating into MSLLKERKPKKPHYIPRPPGKPFKYKCFQCPFTCNEKSHLFNHMKYGLCKNSITLVSEQDRVPKCPKSNSLDPKQTNQPDAAAKPTSAKPVANGLPHFDAKLQQSLAKDDAKENLELQARGPHRCPGQKPALHEEAAPLSPASEASRATQPILEGIVRPSAFVPVGEHRLKGPEHAEAPEGLALPNPTAKAPSFHTKSAFHAPSYPWKAGSPFLPPEFPHKIPSTKGFSAISPYVHPAIPEYSPHFYTEHGLATIYSPYLLSGNSPECDAPLLSVYGAQDQRHLLPPPGPVPKHLNPPSAYDHYRFFQQYHSNLPIPYGFYRPESAFSSYSLRLPPVSGISRDQSSHLLEEAALLYPALSPSKSSPSSTHKKHTEFEKESPTPDAKDSSKDEQRDTEGTKMSPRAGSAATGSPGRPSPTNFTQTSQPCAGLCGLSDKPASSSLGRLHQPEHSLTAFKPVKKSTECPHSQALENRDESPKSLDAMNGDAPAETGSASHGTEATPSSPEDGSRTAPLNLSKKPEVKPATHSPVYKDFAELQDMPLNLSVKDPCNALTPRPSFHNPLQEAGPATTAQNTETESSEDGPDHTQTNQNGLDTGDVPSTTHTVKARDTRAVDSSDEQKQTAAVALCQLAAYSPGNVRVGDGEPMAPESTCQQDAPTLSATESQEAQCDLRPRGQKRTSPRDAGKSQQGTKKTKQSDTARVFTLRKRTRVS; encoded by the exons ATGAGTCTTCTCAAAGAGCGAAAACCAAAAAAGCCGCATTACATCCCAAGGCCTCCAGGAAAGCCCTTTAAGTATAAGTGTTTCCAGTGTCCTTTCACTTGCAATGAAAAGTCACACCTTTTCAACCACATGAAGTACGGTCTCTGCAAAAACTCCATCACTTTAGTGTCAGAGCAGGACCGCGTCCCTAAGTGCCCCAAATCCAACTCTCTGGACCCTAAGCAAACCAATCAGCCAGATGCCGCAGCAAAGCCCACCTCCGCCAAGCCTGTCGCAAACGGGCTCCCACACTTTGATGCCAAGCTCCAGCAAAGCCTTGCCAAGGACGACGCAAAGGAAAACCTGGAACTGCAGGCACGTGGGCCCCACAGGTGCCCAGGACAGAAGCCTGCTCTCCACGAGGAAGCAGCACCCCTGAGTCCAGCTTCAGAAGCCAGCAGGGCCACCCAGCCCATTCTGGAAGGCATTGTGCGGCCCTCGGCATTTGTCCCGGTGGGAGAGCACAGACTGAAAGGGCCAGAACACGCTGAGGCTCCCGAAGGGCTGGCACTGCCCAACCCCACGGCCAAAGCCCCCTCCTTCCACACCAAGTCTGCATTCCATGCTCCCAGCTACCCATGGAAAGCTGGCTCGCCTTTCCTCCCGCCTGAGTTCCCACACAAAATCCCTTCTACAAAGGGGTTTAGTGCTATTTCCCCTTATGTGCACCCTGCGATCCCAGAGTACTCGCCGCACTTTTACACAGAGCATGGACTGGCCACTATCTACTCACCCTACCTGCTTTCTGGGAACTCACCCGAGTGTGATGCCCCCCTGCTGTCCGTCTATGGGGCCCAAGACCAGAGGCACTTGCTGCCTCCCCCGGGGCCAGTCCCGAAGCACCTGAACCCCCCCTCGGCATATGACCATTACAGGTTCTTTCAGCAGTACCATTCCAACCTGCCAATCCCTTATGGGTTTTACAGACCAGAGTCTGCGTTCTCCTCCTACAGTCTCAGACTCCCACCCGTCTCGGGTATTTCCAGAGATCAAAGCTCCCACCTACTGGAAGAAGCTGCCCTGCTCTACCCGGCCTTGAGTCCCTCCAAGTCAAGTCCTTCCAGCACCCACAAAAAACACACCGAGTTTGAGAAGGAGAGCCCAACTCCCGATGCTAAAGATTCCTCCAAAGATGAGCAGAGGGACACAGAGGGAACCAAAATGAGCCCTCGAGCAGGCAGCGCAGCCACAGGCTCCCCAGGAAGGCCGAGTCCCACCAACTTCACACAGACAAGTCAGCCATGTGCCGGGCTGTGCGGCCTCTCAGACAAGCCAGCCTCCAGCTCCCTGGGAAGGCTCCATCAGCCCGAACACAGCCTGACAGCCTTCAAGCCTGTCAAGAAAAGCACCGAGTGCCCACATTCCCAAGCTCTGGAAAACAGAGACGAGTCTCCAAAAAG tCTTGACGCCATGAACGGAGATGCTCCAGCTGAGACAGGAAGTGCCTCTCATGGCACAGAGGCCACCCCTTCCAGCCCAGAGGACGGCTCCAGGACAGCTCCGCTGAACCTCTCCAAGAAACCTGAGGTTAAACCAGCCACGCACAGCCCTGTGTACAAGGACTTTGCAGAGCTGCAGGACATGCCTCTTAATCTCTCGGTGAAAGACCCCTGCAATGCCCTGACTCCGAGACCCTCCTTCCACAACCCACTGCAAGAGGCAGGACCTGCCACCACAGCTCAGAACACTGAGACGGAAAGTTCCGAAGATGGGCCAGACCACACTCAGACAAACCAAAATGGCCTTGACACTGGTGACGTGCCATCAACAACCCATACCGTGAAGGCCCGGGACACGAGAGCGGTGGACAGCAGCGATGAGCAGAAGCAGACGGCGGCCGTGGCCCTCTGCCAACTGGCAGCCTACAGCCCTGGGAACGTCCGGGTGGGCGATGGGGAGCCCATGGCCCCGGAGTCCACCTGCCAACAAGATGCACCCACTCTCAGTGCCACGGAAAGCCAGGAGGCTCAGTGTGACCTCAGACCCAGAGGGCAAAAGAGGACAAGTCCAAGGGATGCAGGGAAGTCCCAGCAAGGAACTAAGAAGACAAAGCAGAGCGACACAGCCAGAGTGTTCACTCTTCGGAAAAGAACACGGGTGTCCTAG